From the Solanum pennellii chromosome 4, SPENNV200 genome, one window contains:
- the LOC107018383 gene encoding uncharacterized oxidoreductase At4g09670, whose amino-acid sequence MAESSPVRFGILGCANIARKVSRAIALSPNATISAVGSRSIEKATAYAKENGYPSTTKIYGSYEAVLDDPEVDAVYVPLPTSLHVKWAVLAAQKKKHVLLEKPVALNVKELDVILEECESNGVQYMDATMWMHHPRTAKMKEFLSDSQRFGQLKSVHSTFSYLGDTEFLENDIRVKSDLDALGALGDAGWYSIRAILWTNDYELPKTVTALGDPEFNEAGVILSCGASLSWKDGRVATFYCSFLANMAMDIVAIGSKGNLRVHDFVIPFQENVAPFFTVEGSWFGELARSIHPAPSEHQVNTDLSQEALMVTEFSNLVGSIKGEGSKPEKKWPTISRKTQLVVDAVKASIEKGFEPVEIIY is encoded by the exons ATGGCAGAATCGTCGCCGGTACGTTTTGGCATTTTAGGTTGTGCTAACATTGCTCGTAAAGTATCACGCGCCATCGCACTTTCTCCAAACGCCACTATCTCCGCCGTCGGCAGCCGTTCGATCGAAAAAGCGACGGCGTACGCCAAGGAAAACGGTTATCCGTCAACGACGAAGATTTACGGCAGTTATGAGGCGGTTCTGGATGATCCGGAAGTGGATGCCGTTTATGTTCCTCTTCCGACGAGCCTGCATGTGAAGTGGGCCGTGTTGGCAGCCCAGAAGAAGAAACATGTTTTGCTGGAAAAGCCTGTTGCGTTAAACGTGAAGGAGCTGGATGTGATACTGGAGGAGTGTGAATCGAATGGCGTGCAGTACATGGATGCTACTATGTGGATGCATCATCCCCGTACTGCTAAGATGAAAGAGTTCCTCTCTGATTCTCAGCGTTTTGGACAACTCAAATCG GTACATAGCACGTTTTCTTATCTTGGTGACACGGAGTTTCTTGAGAACGACATTCGCGTGAAGTCCGATCTTGATGCTCTTGGTGCTCTAGGTGATGCTGGTTGGTATAGTATTCGGGCAATCTTGTGGACTAATGATTATGAATTGCCAAAAACCGTAACAGCTCTGGGTGATCCAGAATTTAATGAAGCTGGAGTTATCCTATCTTGTGGCGCTTCTTTGAGTTGGAAAGACGGAAGGGTAGCAActttttattgttcatttttagCTAATATGGCCATGGACATCGTTGCTATTGGATCCAAAGGAAATTTGCGGGTCCATGACTTTGTAATTccatttcaagaaaatgttgcTCCGTTTTTCACTGTGGAAGGTTCGTGGTTTGGTGAACTTGCTAGATCAATTCATCCTGCACCAAGTGAGCATCAAGTCAATACAGATCTTTCTCAAGAGGCTCTGATGGTAACTGAGTTTTCAAACCTGGTTGGAAGTATCAAAGGGGAAGGTTCTAAACCTGAGAAGAAGTGGCCAACGATTAGTAGAAAGACACAGCTTGTGGTGGATGCTGTCAAGGCATCAATTGAGAAAGGTTTCGAGCCCGTTGAGATCATCTATTAG
- the LOC107017321 gene encoding 17.4 kDa class I heat shock protein-like, with amino-acid sequence MASSIGPWLGGGGRSRDMGFVSPFSSDVLGLGFGGELGFGNGLGFRRDGDDEISALAHASVDWRETDQAHVFRVDIPGMRKEDLKVQIEDDNILEISGERVKEEEKGDDKWHRVECKHGSFCRKFRLPENANVEGISCGLENGVLTVNVPKKETQQVPKNVKSIDIT; translated from the exons atggcATCATCAATAGGACCATGGTTGGGTGGTGGTGGACGAAGTAGAGATATGGGTTTTGTAAGCCCATTTTCATCTGATGTATTGGGCCTGGGCTTTGGTGGTGAATTGGGCTTTGGTAATGGATTGGGCTTTAGgcgtgatggtgatgatgaaaTTTCTGCTTTGGCCCATGCTAGTGTCGACTGGCGTGAAACTGATCAAGCTCATGTTTTTCGTGTTGATATTCCTG GTATGAGGAAGGAAGATTTAAAGGTTCAGATCGAAGATGACAACATATTGGAGATTAGCGGTGAAAGAgtaaaagaggaagaaaaaggTGATGACAAGTGGCACCGCGTGGAGTGTAAACATGGCAGTTTCTGCAGAAAATTCCGGCTACCGGAAAATGCCAACGTGGAAGGTATAAGTTGTGGACTGGAAAATGGAGTTTTAACAGTGAATGTACCCAAAAAAGAAACACAGCAGGTTCCTAAAAATGTTAAGTCTATAGACATAACTTAG